A genomic window from Solanum dulcamara chromosome 11, daSolDulc1.2, whole genome shotgun sequence includes:
- the LOC129874381 gene encoding transcription factor bHLH25-like: MNNSSLSHEWFSTAEGGVYYSNKNNSIDDFTTQKSSISEDQETSELSITPDSTRSYFYWGISKSKVSKIDFSLITPLENCPIGSKRGAIDHHQPKLNNNKSISSSSPRFLSFNNNNNMDSVFPSHQGSKIDAVDEMYMSDDKFFPYLKSKYNRAMKRIPSVDEDHIIAERKRREKLSQRFVALSAILPGLKKVDKASILEEAIKHVKEIKEKVKALEEEKKSRPSKQESVLIFVNKCKLEMEEADDEYSSSDENNNGLSSDGADIEVRFSDNNVLIRITCARRNAFVLNIHNEIEKLHLTIVQSCMMPFGKQAIDITLVAQMDESFCMTLKDLAKHVRMVTGRLMTQA; the protein is encoded by the exons ATGAACAATTCATCACTAAGTCATGAATGGTTTTCAACAGCG GAAGGAGGTGTCTATTACTCGAATAAAAACAATTCCATCGATGATTTCACCACTCAAAAATCGTCAATCTCGGAGGATCAAGAAACTAGTGAACTGTCTATAACTCCAGATAGTACTCGTTCTTATTTCTATTGGGGAATTAGCAAAAGTAAAGTCTCGAAGATCGATTTTTCGCTCATCACACCTTTGGAAAATTGCCCAATTGGTTCCAAGAGAGGAGCAATTGATCATCATCAGCCCAAATTGAATAATAACAAAAGCATCTCTTCATCTTCACCtcgttttctttcttttaataataataataatatggatTCAGTATTTCCTAGTCATCAAGGAAGTAAAATAGATGCTGTAGATGAGATGTATATGTCAGATGACAAGTTTTTCCCATATCTAAAATCTAAGTATAATAGAGCGATGAAAAGAATTCCTTCAGTAGATGAAGATCACATAATTGCAGAGAGGAAGCGCAGAGAGAAACTCAGCCAGAGGTTCGTCGCTCTTTCAGCCATTCTTCCAGGGCTAAAAAAG GTGGACAAAGCTTCAATTCTTGAGGAAGCAATCAAACATGTGAAAGAGATTAAAGAAAAGGTGAAAGCATtggaagaagagaaaaagagtAGGCCGTCCAAGCAGGAATCAGTACTTATATTTGTGAATAAATGTAAGCTGGAAATGGAAGAAGCTGATGATGAGTACTCTTCATCTGATGAAAACAATAATGGCTTATCCTCCGACGGCGCAGACATTGAAGTAAGATTCTCAGATAATAATGTATTGATCAGAATTACCTGTGCGCGGCGCAACGCATTCGTGCTGAATATCCATAACGAAATAGAGAAGCTTCATCTTACAATTGTTCAAAGCTGTATGATGCCATTTGGGAAACAAGCAATTGATATCACACTAGTCGCTCAG ATGGACGAGAGTTTCTGCATGACACTAAAGGATCTTGCGAAGCATGTACGAATGGTCACTGGGAGGTTGATGACCCAAGCATAA